In a genomic window of Pseudomonas mohnii:
- a CDS encoding DUF1329 domain-containing protein, with translation MRKMILQCGALALGLLAANVMAAVTPEEANKLGTSLTPLGAEKAGNADGSIPAWTGGIPKNAGAVDSKGFLADPFANEKPLFVITAATVDKYKDKLSEGQIAMFKRYPETYRIPVYPTHRTAALPPEIYESAKRSALNVTPINDGNGLANFTGNRYYAFPIPKNGVEVIWNHITRYHGGNLRRTITQATPQSNGDFTVIRFKDEVAVPSLLGDYKPGSEENVLNYFKQEVTAPARLAGNVLLVHETLDQVQEPRKAWIYNAGQRRVRRAPQVAYDGVGTSSDGLRTTDNFDMFSGAPDRYDWKLIGKKEMYIPYNSYKLDSPDLKYTDVIKAGHINQDLTRYELHRVWEVVATVKPNERHVYAKRHMYIDEDTWQVALADHYDGRGQLWRVAEGHAQFYYDHQVPAYTVEALYDLIAGRYIALGMKNEEKRSFEFNIAAKAGDYTPAALRSTGVK, from the coding sequence ATGCGCAAGATGATTCTGCAATGCGGTGCCCTGGCCCTCGGTCTGCTGGCCGCCAACGTGATGGCGGCGGTAACGCCGGAAGAGGCCAACAAACTGGGTACCAGCCTTACGCCGTTGGGCGCGGAGAAGGCCGGCAATGCCGACGGCTCGATTCCGGCGTGGACCGGCGGAATTCCGAAAAACGCCGGGGCGGTCGACAGCAAGGGTTTCCTGGCCGATCCATTCGCCAATGAAAAGCCTTTGTTCGTCATCACGGCGGCGACGGTCGACAAATACAAGGACAAGCTTTCCGAAGGGCAGATAGCGATGTTCAAACGCTATCCCGAGACCTACAGGATCCCGGTGTATCCGACTCACCGCACGGCGGCCCTGCCACCGGAAATCTATGAGTCGGCCAAGCGCAGCGCGCTGAATGTAACCCCGATCAACGACGGTAACGGTCTGGCCAATTTCACTGGCAATCGCTACTACGCGTTCCCGATTCCCAAGAACGGTGTCGAGGTGATCTGGAACCACATCACCCGTTATCACGGCGGTAATCTGCGCCGCACCATTACCCAGGCAACGCCGCAATCGAATGGTGATTTCACCGTCATCCGCTTCAAGGACGAGGTGGCCGTACCGTCCCTGCTGGGGGATTACAAACCGGGCAGCGAGGAGAACGTGCTCAACTATTTCAAACAGGAGGTGACCGCACCGGCGCGGCTGGCGGGCAACGTGTTGCTGGTTCACGAGACCCTCGATCAGGTCCAGGAACCGCGCAAGGCCTGGATCTACAACGCCGGCCAGCGTCGCGTGCGGCGTGCACCGCAAGTGGCGTATGACGGCGTCGGCACCTCATCGGACGGGTTACGCACCACCGACAACTTCGACATGTTTTCCGGAGCGCCGGATCGCTATGACTGGAAGCTGATCGGCAAGAAAGAAATGTACATCCCGTACAACAGCTACAAGCTCGATTCGCCTGACCTCAAGTACACCGATGTGATCAAGGCCGGGCACATCAATCAGGACCTGACCCGTTATGAGTTGCACCGGGTGTGGGAGGTCGTCGCCACGGTCAAGCCTAACGAGCGGCATGTCTATGCCAAGCGTCACATGTACATTGACGAAGACACCTGGCAAGTCGCCCTGGCTGATCACTACGACGGTCGCGGCCAGCTCTGGCGCGTGGCGGAAGGGCATGCCCAGTTCTACTACGATCATCAGGTTCCGGCCTACACCGTCGAGGCGCTGTATGACCTCATTGCCGGCCGTTACATCGCACTGGGGATGAAGAATGAAGAGAAGCGCAGCTTCGAATTCAACATCGCGGCAAAAGCAGGGGACTACACGCCTGCAGCCTTGCGGAGTACAGGTGTGAAGTAG
- a CDS encoding PAS domain-containing protein, translating into MINSKLLQLAINASNDGVVIAEKEGEQDKILIYVNPAFERLTGYSSEEILYQDCRFLQSGDRDQPALSKIRDALKSEGSCREILRNYRKDGTPFWNELSISTVQNPSDGLVYFIGVQKDVTLQVKAQQRIAQLEAQLAEVQAELAALKATNG; encoded by the coding sequence ATGATCAACTCGAAACTGCTGCAATTGGCGATCAACGCCTCCAACGACGGCGTCGTGATTGCCGAAAAAGAAGGCGAGCAAGACAAGATTCTGATTTACGTCAACCCGGCATTCGAGCGCCTCACCGGTTACTCCAGCGAAGAAATCCTTTACCAGGATTGTCGCTTCCTGCAATCCGGAGACCGGGATCAGCCAGCTTTGTCGAAGATTCGTGATGCATTGAAGAGCGAAGGATCCTGTCGGGAAATCCTGCGCAACTACCGCAAGGACGGCACACCGTTCTGGAATGAGCTGTCCATTTCGACGGTGCAAAATCCGAGTGACGGGCTGGTTTACTTTATCGGTGTACAGAAAGACGTGACGCTGCAAGTCAAGGCACAGCAGCGGATTGCGCAGCTTGAAGCGCAATTGGCCGAAGTCCAGGCTGAGCTTGCGGCGCTAAAAGCGACGAACGGTTAA
- a CDS encoding alpha/beta fold hydrolase: MALAEIPLCIWRKRSQTFDFRGQTIRYWTAGQGEPLLLIHGFPSASWDWHYLWQPLAQRYRVIACDMLGFGDSAKPVNHEYSLLEQADLQQALLAQLGVEQPVHLLAHDYGDSVAQELLARHYDSQIQIASCVFLNGGLFPETHRPVLMQKLLLSPLGWMIGRAFSRDGLVKSFHQIFGPQTLPTESEMDDFWSLIESNNGPRVMHKLIGYIPERRVQRDRWVAAMQRGEVPLRVIDGEVDPISGAHMVARYRELIPNPDAVLLSGIGHYPQIEAPCQVLKHYLAFRDQQMLPPLKVACS; encoded by the coding sequence ATGGCACTCGCTGAGATTCCTCTGTGTATCTGGCGCAAGCGCAGCCAGACATTCGACTTCCGTGGCCAGACCATTCGTTACTGGACGGCGGGGCAGGGTGAGCCGCTGCTGCTCATCCATGGCTTCCCGAGTGCCAGTTGGGATTGGCATTACCTGTGGCAGCCGCTGGCTCAGCGCTATCGGGTGATTGCCTGCGACATGTTGGGTTTCGGTGACTCGGCCAAACCGGTGAATCACGAGTACAGCTTGCTGGAGCAGGCTGATCTGCAACAGGCGCTGCTGGCTCAACTGGGTGTCGAGCAGCCTGTGCACCTGCTGGCGCATGATTACGGCGACAGCGTGGCCCAGGAGCTGCTGGCCCGGCATTACGATTCGCAGATTCAAATTGCCAGTTGCGTGTTCCTCAACGGCGGGCTGTTTCCCGAAACCCATCGTCCCGTATTGATGCAAAAACTGCTGCTTAGCCCATTGGGCTGGATGATTGGCCGCGCGTTCAGTCGCGATGGGTTGGTGAAGAGTTTTCATCAGATCTTTGGCCCTCAAACGCTTCCCACCGAGAGCGAAATGGATGATTTCTGGAGCCTGATCGAAAGCAATAACGGGCCACGGGTCATGCACAAGTTGATCGGCTACATCCCCGAACGGCGAGTACAACGCGATCGTTGGGTCGCCGCCATGCAGCGCGGTGAGGTGCCTTTGCGCGTGATCGATGGCGAGGTCGATCCGATCTCCGGCGCGCACATGGTCGCGCGTTATCGGGAGCTGATCCCCAACCCGGATGCGGTGCTGTTGAGCGGCATCGGTCACTACCCACAGATCGAGGCACCGTGCCAGGTACTCAAGCACTACCTGGCGTTTCGCGATCAGCAGATGCTGCCGCCGCTCAAGGTGGCGTGTTCCTGA
- a CDS encoding flavodoxin, translated as MKVAIISGSVYGTAEEVARHAASLLQAAGFETWHNPRASLADVQAFGPQAFLAVTSTTGMGELPDNLQPLYFAIRDQLPAAWRGLPGAVIGLGDASYGDTFCGGGELMRELFGELGIREVLPMLRLDASESVTPETDAEPWLAELAGALRG; from the coding sequence ATGAAAGTCGCCATCATTTCCGGCTCGGTGTACGGCACGGCCGAAGAGGTTGCCCGTCACGCCGCCAGCCTTTTGCAAGCCGCCGGTTTCGAAACCTGGCACAACCCGCGTGCAAGTCTGGCCGATGTTCAGGCCTTTGGCCCGCAAGCCTTCCTGGCGGTGACCTCGACCACCGGCATGGGTGAATTGCCGGATAACCTGCAACCGCTGTACTTCGCGATCCGCGACCAATTGCCCGCGGCCTGGCGTGGTTTGCCGGGCGCGGTGATTGGCTTGGGCGATGCGAGCTACGGCGATACGTTCTGCGGCGGCGGCGAATTGATGCGTGAGTTGTTCGGTGAGCTGGGTATTCGCGAAGTGCTGCCGATGCTGCGCCTGGACGCCAGTGAAAGCGTCACTCCCGAAACGGATGCCGAGCCCTGGCTGGCCGAGCTGGCTGGCGCTCTGCGGGGCTGA
- a CDS encoding SDR family oxidoreductase, with product MNESVRFEDKVVIITGAGGGLGRAHALLFARQGAKVLVNDLGGSAQGEGANASAADRVVAQIRDAGGTAVANHDSVTDGDKLVQHALDVFGRVDVVVNNAGILRDKTFHKMEDADWDLVYRVHVEGAYKVTRAAWPHMREQNYGRVIFTASTSGIYGNFGQSNYGMVKLGLYGLTRTLAIEGRKNNILVNAIAPTGGTRMTEGLIPPQVFEQLKPELVSPLVVYLASENCQETSGLFEVGGGWMGKVRWERSLGAGFDPRVGFSPEDVAAHWQQICDFEGAAHPKDNIEALKEMMGNLQKYSL from the coding sequence ATGAATGAGTCTGTGCGCTTCGAAGATAAAGTCGTGATCATCACCGGTGCAGGTGGCGGCCTGGGGCGGGCGCATGCACTGTTGTTCGCCCGGCAGGGCGCCAAAGTATTGGTCAACGACCTCGGCGGTTCGGCCCAGGGCGAAGGTGCCAACGCATCTGCGGCAGACCGCGTGGTCGCGCAAATCCGTGATGCCGGTGGCACCGCCGTGGCCAACCACGACTCGGTCACCGATGGCGACAAGCTCGTTCAGCATGCACTCGACGTCTTCGGTCGTGTCGATGTGGTGGTCAACAACGCCGGCATCCTGCGCGACAAGACCTTCCACAAAATGGAAGACGCCGACTGGGACCTGGTTTACCGCGTCCACGTCGAAGGCGCCTACAAAGTCACCCGCGCCGCCTGGCCGCACATGCGCGAGCAAAACTACGGTCGGGTGATCTTCACTGCGTCCACCTCGGGCATCTACGGCAACTTCGGTCAATCCAACTACGGCATGGTCAAGCTCGGCCTCTACGGCCTGACCCGCACCCTGGCGATCGAAGGCCGCAAGAACAACATTCTGGTCAACGCCATCGCCCCCACCGGCGGCACGCGCATGACCGAAGGCCTGATCCCGCCGCAAGTGTTCGAGCAACTCAAACCGGAACTGGTCAGCCCGCTGGTGGTGTACCTGGCCAGCGAAAACTGCCAGGAAACTTCTGGCCTGTTCGAAGTCGGCGGCGGCTGGATGGGCAAGGTGCGCTGGGAGCGCAGCCTGGGCGCCGGGTTCGACCCGCGGGTGGGTTTTTCGCCGGAAGATGTGGCGGCGCACTGGCAGCAGATTTGTGATTTCGAGGGCGCAGCGCATCCGAAGGACAACATTGAAGCGCTGAAGGAAATGATGGGGAATTTGCAGAAGTATTCGTTGTAA
- the folM gene encoding dihydromonapterin reductase yields MTSSAAPILITGAGQRVGLHCAQRLLEDGHRVIFSYRSERPGVQALRDLGATALFADFATEGGILAFISELKTHTESLRAIVHNASEWLAETPGTEAEAFTRMFSVHMLAPYLINLHCADLLQRSSPADIVHISDDVTRKGSSRHIGYCASKAGLDSLTLSFAAKYAPGIKVNGIAPALLLFNPDDDAAYRAKALAKSALGIEPGSEVIYQSLRYLLDNPYVTGTTLTVNGGRHIK; encoded by the coding sequence ATGACCTCTTCCGCAGCCCCAATCCTCATCACCGGCGCCGGCCAGCGGGTCGGCCTTCATTGCGCGCAGCGATTGCTCGAAGACGGCCATCGCGTGATTTTCAGCTACCGCAGCGAACGCCCCGGCGTACAAGCCCTGCGCGATCTGGGGGCGACGGCGCTGTTTGCCGATTTCGCCACCGAAGGCGGAATCCTTGCCTTCATCAGCGAGCTGAAAACCCATACCGAGAGCCTGCGGGCGATCGTGCATAACGCCTCCGAATGGCTGGCCGAAACCCCGGGGACCGAAGCCGAAGCCTTCACCCGCATGTTCAGCGTGCACATGCTGGCGCCCTACCTGATCAATCTGCATTGCGCCGACTTGCTCCAACGCTCGAGCCCCGCCGACATCGTGCACATCAGCGATGACGTGACCCGCAAGGGCAGCAGCAGGCACATTGGCTACTGCGCCAGCAAAGCCGGGCTCGACAGCCTGACGCTGTCCTTCGCCGCGAAATACGCGCCAGGCATCAAGGTCAACGGGATCGCCCCGGCCCTGCTACTGTTCAACCCTGATGATGATGCGGCCTACCGCGCCAAGGCGTTGGCCAAATCCGCACTGGGCATCGAACCCGGCAGCGAAGTGATCTACCAGAGCCTGCGCTATTTGCTCGACAACCCTTATGTCACCGGCACGACCCTGACCGTCAACGGCGGAAGGCACATCAAATAA
- a CDS encoding MerR family transcriptional regulator: MPVLTDGASGVPQAVSLEQEELFPIREVSRLTGVNPVTLRAWERRYGLIVPTRTESGHRLYSMADIERVRSILGWIERGVAVSKIGKILAKAAPLQALSHLIPNDLVQADYAQWHQQLQAAVSAFDDVLLEQIYGQIFSSYSQPVVFQDILLPLWKQLLQRQDSFGRVSEWLFLDSFLRSRVTQRLLLIRDKQPGRVIVSALSGQCRELELLIAALFLSSEQAGVRVLAIGQPFDELTLVCERIKPQALVLFSNHVPAPELPRRLNRLAMSLDCPLLLAGDASDLAQESLAGSSIGCLGSEGVVMRQRLNQFLAGNLDT; this comes from the coding sequence ATGCCCGTACTTACTGATGGTGCTTCAGGCGTACCGCAGGCTGTATCTCTTGAGCAGGAAGAGCTCTTCCCTATTCGCGAAGTATCTCGCCTGACCGGCGTCAATCCGGTCACGCTGCGTGCGTGGGAGCGACGCTATGGTCTGATCGTGCCAACGCGCACCGAAAGTGGGCATCGCCTGTACTCGATGGCCGATATCGAGCGTGTCCGCAGCATCCTCGGCTGGATCGAACGCGGTGTCGCGGTCAGCAAGATCGGCAAGATACTGGCCAAGGCAGCGCCGCTTCAGGCGTTGTCGCACCTGATCCCCAACGACCTCGTGCAAGCTGACTATGCGCAATGGCATCAGCAGCTTCAGGCCGCCGTCAGTGCTTTTGACGATGTGCTGCTGGAGCAAATATACGGGCAGATCTTTTCCAGCTACAGCCAGCCGGTGGTGTTTCAGGACATCCTGCTCCCGCTCTGGAAGCAGTTGCTGCAACGCCAGGATTCATTCGGCCGGGTCAGCGAGTGGTTGTTCCTGGATAGTTTCCTGCGATCACGGGTCACGCAACGGTTGCTGTTGATCCGTGACAAGCAACCAGGGCGAGTCATCGTCAGCGCCCTGTCGGGCCAATGCCGGGAACTTGAATTATTGATTGCTGCCTTGTTCCTGAGCAGCGAACAAGCCGGCGTGCGCGTGTTAGCCATCGGGCAGCCATTTGATGAGTTGACCCTGGTGTGCGAAAGGATCAAACCCCAGGCATTGGTGCTTTTTTCCAATCACGTACCGGCCCCCGAACTTCCACGGCGCCTGAATCGTCTGGCAATGAGCCTTGATTGTCCGTTGCTGCTGGCCGGTGATGCGTCCGACCTGGCGCAGGAAAGCCTTGCCGGATCGTCGATTGGTTGTCTGGGAAGCGAGGGCGTGGTGATGCGCCAGCGTCTGAATCAGTTCCTGGCGGGCAATCTGGATACTTGA
- a CDS encoding DUF1302 domain-containing protein: MTKTTMRAIFTPQALAAAVALGCCAQAQAISFNVGEIEGTFDSSLSVGASWGMRDADDSLVGLVNGGSGQSSTGDDGRLNFKKGETFSKIFKGIHDLELKYGDTGVFVRGKYWYDFELKDEDREFKPISDHGRKEGAKSSGGQILDAFVYHNYSIADLPGTVRAGKQVVSWGESTFIGNSINSINPVDVSAFRRPGAEIKEGLIPVNMLFASQGLTDKLTVEGFYQLEWDQTVLDNCGTFFGVDVAADGCNKNYTVASPAIAPLQPIAAAFGQGFEVSKEGVIVPRGGDRDARDSGQWGTALRWLGDDTEYGLYFMNYHSRTPTVGTVTAGASTLASIPGIVATANRIAPGSGSGLAQSVMLGRGQYYLDYPEDIRLYGASFSTTLSTGTAWTGEISYRPNAPVQVNTNDLTLAMLNPIAGGAASPIASRPGADNKGYRRKEITQVQSTLTHFVDQVMGADRLTLVGEAAVVHVGGLEARSKLRYGRDSVYGQYGFGGDTDGFVTSTSWGYRARAILDYNNLIAGINIKPNLSWSHDVSGYGPNGLFNEGAKAISLGVDADYRNTYTASLNYTDFFGGDYNTLEDRDFVALSFGVNF; this comes from the coding sequence ATGACAAAAACAACAATGCGCGCCATCTTCACGCCGCAGGCGCTGGCCGCTGCGGTGGCCTTGGGTTGCTGCGCCCAGGCACAGGCCATTTCATTCAACGTCGGCGAGATCGAGGGGACGTTCGACTCGTCGCTGTCGGTGGGCGCGAGCTGGGGCATGCGTGATGCCGACGACTCGCTGGTGGGCTTGGTCAATGGCGGTTCGGGCCAGTCCTCGACCGGCGATGACGGGCGGCTGAATTTCAAGAAAGGCGAGACGTTCTCGAAGATCTTCAAAGGCATCCATGACCTTGAGCTGAAGTACGGCGACACCGGTGTGTTTGTCCGTGGCAAGTATTGGTACGACTTCGAACTGAAGGACGAAGACCGCGAGTTCAAGCCCATCAGCGATCATGGCCGCAAGGAGGGCGCCAAGTCTTCCGGCGGGCAGATCCTCGATGCCTTCGTCTATCACAACTACTCCATCGCCGATCTGCCGGGCACGGTGCGCGCGGGCAAGCAGGTGGTCAGTTGGGGCGAAAGTACATTCATCGGTAACTCGATCAACAGCATCAACCCGGTGGATGTTTCCGCGTTCCGGCGCCCGGGTGCCGAGATCAAGGAAGGCTTGATTCCGGTGAACATGTTGTTTGCTTCCCAGGGCCTGACGGACAAGTTGACCGTGGAAGGCTTCTACCAACTGGAATGGGACCAGACCGTTCTCGACAACTGCGGGACCTTCTTCGGCGTCGACGTGGCGGCGGACGGTTGCAACAAGAACTACACCGTCGCCAGCCCGGCCATCGCCCCGTTGCAGCCGATTGCCGCAGCGTTCGGCCAAGGGTTTGAAGTCAGCAAGGAGGGCGTGATCGTGCCCCGTGGCGGTGACCGTGATGCCCGCGATTCCGGACAATGGGGGACGGCGTTGCGCTGGCTCGGCGACGACACCGAGTACGGTCTGTACTTCATGAACTACCACAGCCGCACGCCGACGGTGGGCACCGTCACCGCGGGTGCCAGCACGCTGGCGAGCATTCCGGGGATCGTGGCCACGGCCAACCGGATCGCGCCCGGCAGTGGCTCGGGTCTCGCGCAAAGTGTGATGCTCGGGCGCGGTCAGTATTACCTCGATTACCCGGAAGACATTCGCCTGTACGGCGCGAGTTTCTCTACCACCTTGTCCACCGGTACCGCATGGACCGGCGAGATCAGTTATCGGCCCAACGCGCCGGTGCAGGTCAACACCAACGACCTGACCCTGGCCATGCTCAACCCGATTGCCGGTGGCGCGGCATCGCCCATTGCGTCCCGTCCAGGCGCCGACAACAAGGGCTATCGGCGCAAGGAAATAACCCAGGTCCAGAGCACCCTGACGCACTTCGTCGATCAGGTGATGGGCGCTGATCGCCTGACCCTGGTAGGCGAGGCGGCGGTGGTTCACGTCGGTGGCCTGGAGGCCCGCAGCAAGCTGCGCTATGGACGCGACTCGGTGTACGGGCAGTATGGTTTCGGCGGCGACACCGATGGCTTCGTGACCTCGACCTCCTGGGGTTATCGAGCCCGGGCCATCCTCGATTACAACAACCTCATCGCCGGCATCAACATCAAACCCAACCTGTCGTGGTCCCACGACGTCAGCGGGTATGGCCCCAACGGGCTGTTCAACGAAGGTGCCAAGGCCATCAGCCTCGGCGTCGACGCGGACTACCGCAATACCTACACCGCAAGCCTCAATTACACCGATTTCTTCGGGGGGGACTACAACACCCTCGAGGACCGCGACTTCGTGGCGTTGAGCTTTGGCGTGAACTTCTGA
- a CDS encoding class II aldolase/adducin family protein → MSVAPVQSSNSVKDQVSAAEWQTRVDLAACYRLVALHGWDDLIFTHISAKVPGTEDFLINPFGMMFHEMTASSLVKVDQAGNKLMDSPYEINPAGYTIHSAVHEVRHDVVCVLHTHTASGVAVSAQKQGILPISQQSLFVLSSLAYHAYEGVALNHEEKARLQADLGENNFLMLHNHGLLTCGGTIADTFLMMFTFQRACDIQVMAQGGGAELIAIEPQILAGAKAMIAGVTKSAEGMGGALAWPALLRKLDKQDTGYKL, encoded by the coding sequence GTGAGCGTAGCCCCCGTTCAATCCTCCAACAGCGTCAAAGACCAGGTCAGTGCCGCCGAGTGGCAGACCCGGGTCGACCTGGCGGCCTGTTATCGCCTGGTTGCCCTGCACGGCTGGGACGATCTGATTTTCACCCACATCTCGGCCAAGGTGCCTGGCACCGAAGACTTCCTGATCAACCCTTTCGGGATGATGTTTCACGAAATGACTGCCTCGAGCCTGGTCAAGGTCGATCAGGCCGGCAACAAGCTGATGGACAGCCCCTACGAGATCAATCCGGCCGGTTACACCATCCACAGCGCGGTTCACGAGGTTCGCCATGATGTCGTCTGCGTGCTGCACACCCACACCGCCTCGGGTGTTGCGGTCTCGGCGCAGAAACAAGGCATTTTGCCGATCAGCCAACAGTCGTTGTTTGTCCTTTCCAGCCTGGCGTATCACGCCTACGAAGGCGTTGCGCTGAATCACGAAGAGAAGGCGCGACTGCAAGCCGATCTCGGGGAAAACAATTTCCTGATGCTGCACAACCACGGTTTGCTGACCTGCGGCGGCACCATCGCCGACACGTTCCTGATGATGTTTACCTTCCAGCGCGCCTGTGACATCCAGGTCATGGCGCAGGGCGGTGGCGCGGAACTGATCGCCATCGAACCGCAGATTCTGGCGGGTGCCAAGGCGATGATCGCCGGTGTCACCAAAAGTGCTGAAGGCATGGGCGGTGCGTTGGCCTGGCCAGCGCTACTGCGCAAACTCGATAAACAAGACACGGGTTATAAACTCTAA
- the folE gene encoding GTP cyclohydrolase I FolE, with protein MTLSLPQNALSQSYREILIGLGEDPDREGLLDTPVRAAKAMRYLCHGYDQSVEEIVNGALFASDNDEMVIVDNIELYSLCEHHLLPFIGKAHVAYIPTGKVLGLSKIARLVDMFARRLQIQENLTRQIAEAVQQVTGAAGVAVVIEARHMCMMMRGVEKQNSTMNTSVMLGAFRESSNTRQEFLQLIGRSK; from the coding sequence ATGACGTTATCCCTGCCTCAGAACGCTCTGTCTCAGAGCTACCGCGAGATCCTGATCGGTCTGGGTGAAGACCCTGACCGCGAAGGCCTGCTCGACACCCCGGTGCGCGCGGCCAAGGCCATGCGCTACCTCTGCCATGGTTACGACCAGAGTGTCGAAGAAATCGTCAACGGGGCGCTGTTCGCTTCCGACAACGATGAAATGGTCATCGTCGACAACATCGAGCTGTACTCGCTTTGCGAACATCACCTGCTGCCCTTCATTGGCAAGGCGCATGTGGCTTATATTCCCACGGGCAAGGTGCTGGGCCTGTCGAAGATCGCACGGTTGGTGGACATGTTCGCCCGACGCCTGCAGATCCAGGAAAACCTCACCCGGCAAATCGCCGAGGCGGTGCAGCAAGTAACCGGCGCGGCCGGCGTCGCGGTGGTCATCGAAGCCCGGCACATGTGCATGATGATGCGCGGCGTCGAAAAACAGAATTCGACCATGAACACCTCGGTGATGCTCGGCGCCTTTCGCGAGTCGAGCAACACCCGCCAGGAGTTCCTGCAATTGATTGGACGGAGCAAGTAG
- a CDS encoding antibiotic biosynthesis monooxygenase → MSTSPVTLMVARRVADGRYQDLIAWLREGEQLATDFPGYLGSGVLAPPPDDNEFQIIFRFADEQTLHAWEHSASRTAWLARGSDLFAHPMEHRVSGIEGWFGAAGQRPPRWKQAVAIWLAFFPVSLLFNFVLGPLLSEMSLLPRIFVSTLCLTPLMVYFFIPLSTRLLAGWLNSKPVRRLSAEPSPQSR, encoded by the coding sequence ATGTCTACCTCACCCGTCACGCTGATGGTTGCACGTCGCGTTGCCGATGGGCGTTATCAGGATCTGATCGCCTGGTTACGCGAAGGCGAACAACTGGCCACCGACTTCCCCGGTTATCTCGGCTCCGGCGTGCTCGCTCCGCCGCCCGACGATAATGAATTCCAGATTATTTTCCGCTTCGCCGATGAGCAGACTCTGCACGCCTGGGAACACTCCGCCTCGCGTACGGCGTGGCTGGCGCGCGGTAGCGACTTGTTCGCCCATCCGATGGAACATCGGGTCAGTGGCATCGAAGGCTGGTTTGGCGCCGCAGGCCAGCGCCCACCACGCTGGAAACAGGCGGTGGCGATCTGGCTGGCTTTCTTTCCGGTGTCGCTGCTGTTCAACTTTGTTCTTGGACCGTTGCTGAGTGAAATGAGCCTGCTGCCTCGAATATTTGTCAGCACGCTGTGCCTGACCCCCTTGATGGTCTACTTCTTCATTCCACTGTCGACCCGGTTGTTGGCGGGTTGGCTCAATAGCAAGCCTGTGCGCCGGTTGTCCGCCGAGCCAAGCCCTCAAAGCCGCTGA
- a CDS encoding N-acetylmuramoyl-L-alanine amidase has protein sequence MKSISYNKYRSSKSFNSRIRFLIFHYTADNFSSSVKILTGPSASAHYLIPDITDSSYLSEGYTAQEVFSLVDESHRAWHAGVSQWGSRSNLNDTSIGIEIINLATDNNGDFNFPPYHPEQIAAIEELALNILKRYPDITPTQVLGHSDIAVGRKSDPGPVFPWHALYLKGIGAWFDEVTRDDFLQQYNASAIPARSELLTLFKSYGYDISGASTEQGFKQLVRAFQMHFRPERYDGVMDAQTAATLAALVSKYFPR, from the coding sequence ATGAAATCCATCAGTTACAACAAGTATCGCTCCAGCAAAAGTTTCAACAGCCGAATACGCTTCCTTATCTTCCACTACACAGCCGACAACTTCTCCAGCTCGGTAAAAATTCTGACGGGGCCGAGCGCCAGCGCGCACTACCTGATTCCGGACATTACCGATTCAAGTTATTTGAGCGAAGGTTATACCGCACAGGAGGTCTTCAGTCTGGTGGATGAGTCCCATCGGGCCTGGCATGCGGGGGTCAGCCAGTGGGGGAGTCGCAGCAATCTGAACGACACCTCCATCGGCATCGAAATCATCAATCTTGCGACGGATAACAACGGCGATTTCAACTTCCCGCCGTATCATCCGGAACAGATCGCGGCCATTGAAGAACTTGCGCTGAATATCCTCAAACGCTACCCGGATATCACACCAACCCAGGTATTGGGGCACTCGGATATCGCGGTTGGACGAAAAAGCGACCCGGGGCCTGTGTTTCCCTGGCATGCGCTTTATCTCAAAGGCATCGGCGCCTGGTTCGATGAGGTCACCCGGGACGACTTTCTACAGCAATACAATGCCAGCGCCATTCCGGCCCGCAGCGAGTTGTTAACGCTATTCAAGTCTTACGGATATGACATTTCAGGCGCTTCGACCGAGCAAGGTTTTAAGCAACTGGTCCGGGCATTTCAGATGCATTTTCGCCCGGAGCGTTACGATGGGGTCATGGATGCGCAAACGGCCGCAACCCTGGCGGCGCTGGTGTCCAAGTACTTTCCTCGATAG